From a region of the Arachis ipaensis cultivar K30076 chromosome B09, Araip1.1, whole genome shotgun sequence genome:
- the LOC107616498 gene encoding cysteine-rich receptor-like protein kinase 25 isoform X2, whose product MMSPFYLFLLLPSFFFFFLPIHCFNIIQGATDKNTKAYYNCTINGTFASNSTYRSNTITLLNWLSSNATTSRTYNTTVIGKTTSDTVYGLYICTRDSTPGMCQDCVAQASKLISSLCSKAKEAMVWYRVCFMRYSNRNFFSNVEESPSITFVSDIDYVGQVGRYNTILWNMLNDMRTMAAADSNKTAAMTQKITDHQNIYGSAWCLPYLSTENCSWCLSDAIAYIPAGCCRGKSGGTVMYPSCGIRYELYPFLKEHYIVPPPLRPPPPPQRDSRPLAPPGKRKQKNLPLSKVAVPIAIVVALVLLTLGGCCFLRRKGRKNQDDILKENFGNDISTLESLRFELARIEAATNRFATENRVGKGGFGEVYKGILLNGQEIAVKRLTRSSGQGAIEFKNEILVIAKLQHRNLVRLLGFCLEGEEKILIYEYVPNKSLDYFLCDPQKRRQLSWIQRKQIIMGIARGILYLHEDSRLKIIHRDLKPSNVLLDSNMNPKISDFGMARIVTVDQNEENTHRIVGTYGYMSPEYAMFGQFSVKSDVFSFGVMVLEIINGKRKGTSSSESECIDDIRRHVAGLGKMDRENANGTIRS is encoded by the exons ATGATGAGTCCCTTCTACTTGTTCCTTCtgcttccatctttcttcttcttcttcctccccaTTCACTGCTTTAACATCATCCAAGGAGCCACCGATAAAAATACTAAAGCTTATTATAACTGCACAATCAATGGCACTTTTGCATCCAATAGCACATACCGTTCCAACACCATAACACTCCTTAACTGGCTCTCCTCCAATGCCACCACTTCCAGAACCTACAACACTACAGTAATTGGTAAAACAACTTCAGACACAGTCTATGGACTCTACATTTGTACAAGAGACAGCACACCAGGAATGTGCCAAGACTGTGTGGCACAAGCATCAAAACTTATCTCATCTCTTTGTAGCAAAGCAAAAGAAGCCATGGTTTGGTACCGTGTATGCTTTATGCGTTACTCTAATCGTAATTTCTTCTCCAATGTGGAGGAAAGTCCAAGTATCACCTTTGTGAGTGACATTGACTATGTGGGTCAAGTTGGGCGCTACAACACTATTCTCTGGAATATGCTGAATGATATGAGAACTATGGCCGCTGCTGATTCAAATAAAACGGCTGCAATGACTCAGAAAATCACAGATCATCAAAACATATATGGTTCCGCTTGGTGTCTCCCTTATCTTTCCACCGAGAACTGTAGCTGGTGTCTCAGTGATGCCATTGCATATATTCCAGCAGGTTGCTGCAGGGGAAAATCTGGAGGAACTGTGATGTATCCCAGTTGTGGTATTAGATATGAATTATATCCATTCCTTAAGGAACACTATATAGTTCCTCCGCCGCTGCGGCCGCCACCACCACCGCAAAGAGATTCTCGTCCTTTGGCTCCACCAG GTAAACGAAAGCAGAAGAACTTACCATTAAGTAAAGTCGCTGTTCCAATTGCCATTGTCGTTGCACTTGTGCTTTTAACTTTGGGTGGTTGCTGCTTTCTACgtagaaaaggaagaaagaatcAAGATGATATTCTCAAAGAAAACT TTGGGAATGATATAAGCACTTTGGAGTCCTTGCGATTTGAACTAGCCAGGATTGAAGCTGCAACAAATAGATTTGCCACAGAGAACAGGGTAGGCAAAGGTGGATTTGGAGAAGTCTATAAG GGTATTCTTTTAAATGGACAAGAAATTGCTGTGAAGAGGCTTACTAGAAGCTCTGGACAAGGTGCAATAGAGTTTAAAAATGAGATTCTTGTTATAGCTAAGCTTCAACACAGAAATCTAGTGAGGTTACTGGGATTTTGCTTGGAAGGTGAAGAAAAGATACTCATCTATGAGTATGTGCCAAACAAAAGCCTTGACTACTTTCTTTGCG ATCCTCAAAAGCGAAGACAATTATCTTGGATTCAACGTAAACAGATCATCATGGGAATTGCTAGAGGAATTCTATACTTGCATGAAGATTCTCGCCTCAAAATAATACACCGTGATCTAAAACCTAGTAATGTTTTGTTAGATAGTAATATGAATCCAAAAATATCAGATTTTGGCATGGCTAGAATTGTTACTGtggatcaaaacgaagaaaacacaCATAGAATAGTCGGAACATA TGGTTATATGTCTCCAGAATACGCAATGTTTGGACAATTCTCCGTAAAATCGGATGTGTTTAGTTTTGGAGTCATGGTACTCGAGATTATTAACGGGAAGCGAAAAGGAACCTCCTCTTCTGAATCAGAGTGTATTGATGACATCCGGAGACAT GTTGCAGGCTTGGGAAAAATGGACAGAGAAAACGCCAATGGAACTATTAGATCCTAA
- the LOC107616498 gene encoding putative receptor-like protein kinase At4g00960 isoform X1, with amino-acid sequence MMSPFYLFLLLPSFFFFFLPIHCFNIIQGATDKNTKAYYNCTINGTFASNSTYRSNTITLLNWLSSNATTSRTYNTTVIGKTTSDTVYGLYICTRDSTPGMCQDCVAQASKLISSLCSKAKEAMVWYRVCFMRYSNRNFFSNVEESPSITFVSDIDYVGQVGRYNTILWNMLNDMRTMAAADSNKTAAMTQKITDHQNIYGSAWCLPYLSTENCSWCLSDAIAYIPAGCCRGKSGGTVMYPSCGIRYELYPFLKEHYIVPPPLRPPPPPQRDSRPLAPPGKRKQKNLPLSKVAVPIAIVVALVLLTLGGCCFLRRKGRKNQDDILKENFGNDISTLESLRFELARIEAATNRFATENRVGKGGFGEVYKGILLNGQEIAVKRLTRSSGQGAIEFKNEILVIAKLQHRNLVRLLGFCLEGEEKILIYEYVPNKSLDYFLCDPQKRRQLSWIQRKQIIMGIARGILYLHEDSRLKIIHRDLKPSNVLLDSNMNPKISDFGMARIVTVDQNEENTHRIVGTYGYMSPEYAMFGQFSVKSDVFSFGVMVLEIINGKRKGTSSSESECIDDIRRHAWEKWTEKTPMELLDPNMEGPYSKEEVIKCIHIGLLCVQEEPNERPTMATIVFYLNSSSLNLPSPREPAYYFKNNRTEESMTTSKELVNDSDSINEITISKFFPR; translated from the exons ATGATGAGTCCCTTCTACTTGTTCCTTCtgcttccatctttcttcttcttcttcctccccaTTCACTGCTTTAACATCATCCAAGGAGCCACCGATAAAAATACTAAAGCTTATTATAACTGCACAATCAATGGCACTTTTGCATCCAATAGCACATACCGTTCCAACACCATAACACTCCTTAACTGGCTCTCCTCCAATGCCACCACTTCCAGAACCTACAACACTACAGTAATTGGTAAAACAACTTCAGACACAGTCTATGGACTCTACATTTGTACAAGAGACAGCACACCAGGAATGTGCCAAGACTGTGTGGCACAAGCATCAAAACTTATCTCATCTCTTTGTAGCAAAGCAAAAGAAGCCATGGTTTGGTACCGTGTATGCTTTATGCGTTACTCTAATCGTAATTTCTTCTCCAATGTGGAGGAAAGTCCAAGTATCACCTTTGTGAGTGACATTGACTATGTGGGTCAAGTTGGGCGCTACAACACTATTCTCTGGAATATGCTGAATGATATGAGAACTATGGCCGCTGCTGATTCAAATAAAACGGCTGCAATGACTCAGAAAATCACAGATCATCAAAACATATATGGTTCCGCTTGGTGTCTCCCTTATCTTTCCACCGAGAACTGTAGCTGGTGTCTCAGTGATGCCATTGCATATATTCCAGCAGGTTGCTGCAGGGGAAAATCTGGAGGAACTGTGATGTATCCCAGTTGTGGTATTAGATATGAATTATATCCATTCCTTAAGGAACACTATATAGTTCCTCCGCCGCTGCGGCCGCCACCACCACCGCAAAGAGATTCTCGTCCTTTGGCTCCACCAG GTAAACGAAAGCAGAAGAACTTACCATTAAGTAAAGTCGCTGTTCCAATTGCCATTGTCGTTGCACTTGTGCTTTTAACTTTGGGTGGTTGCTGCTTTCTACgtagaaaaggaagaaagaatcAAGATGATATTCTCAAAGAAAACT TTGGGAATGATATAAGCACTTTGGAGTCCTTGCGATTTGAACTAGCCAGGATTGAAGCTGCAACAAATAGATTTGCCACAGAGAACAGGGTAGGCAAAGGTGGATTTGGAGAAGTCTATAAG GGTATTCTTTTAAATGGACAAGAAATTGCTGTGAAGAGGCTTACTAGAAGCTCTGGACAAGGTGCAATAGAGTTTAAAAATGAGATTCTTGTTATAGCTAAGCTTCAACACAGAAATCTAGTGAGGTTACTGGGATTTTGCTTGGAAGGTGAAGAAAAGATACTCATCTATGAGTATGTGCCAAACAAAAGCCTTGACTACTTTCTTTGCG ATCCTCAAAAGCGAAGACAATTATCTTGGATTCAACGTAAACAGATCATCATGGGAATTGCTAGAGGAATTCTATACTTGCATGAAGATTCTCGCCTCAAAATAATACACCGTGATCTAAAACCTAGTAATGTTTTGTTAGATAGTAATATGAATCCAAAAATATCAGATTTTGGCATGGCTAGAATTGTTACTGtggatcaaaacgaagaaaacacaCATAGAATAGTCGGAACATA TGGTTATATGTCTCCAGAATACGCAATGTTTGGACAATTCTCCGTAAAATCGGATGTGTTTAGTTTTGGAGTCATGGTACTCGAGATTATTAACGGGAAGCGAAAAGGAACCTCCTCTTCTGAATCAGAGTGTATTGATGACATCCGGAGACAT GCTTGGGAAAAATGGACAGAGAAAACGCCAATGGAACTATTAGATCCTAACATGGAAGGCCCTTATTCAAAGGAAGAAGTCATAAAATGCATTCACATTGGTTTGTTATGTGTTCAAGAAGAACCAAATGAGAGACCTACGATGGCAACAATTGTTTTTTACCTAAATAGCTCTTCACTCAACTTGCCATCCCCTCGTGAACCAGCATATTATTTCAAGAACAATAGAACAGAGGAAAGCATGACAACCAGCAAGGAGTTGGTTAATGACAGCGATTCCATCAATGAAATCACCATAAGTAAATTCTTTCCTCGTTAA